A window of Fusarium fujikuroi IMI 58289 draft genome, chromosome FFUJ_chr10 genomic DNA:
GCGCCTGCGTCTCCATAATAAAAATGTGATCACACCGACTGAAAAGATTGCGCAAGACTAGAGAGATAAGCTTAAATATCGAGTAGTTGTTTTCTTTAACTATGATTCTATAGGTCTCATCGTAAGGTTGCTGAATTGCAAAGATGAAGGTGCCGTTGTATGCGAGCGCTGGTGTCGCAACCTCTTGTGTTGCGTTCCTCTTTGGGTATGTTCTCCAATCGTGATAGCTCCGAGAACGATTATCTAATTACGTTGTTTAGAATGGACACTGGGAGTATTGGTCCTATCACCACTATGACTGCCTTCAAGGAAACCTTTGGCGACTTCTCCGCAACTATCCACGGCGTTATCGTGTCGACAATTCTCATCCCTGGGGCTTTGACGGCGCTTATTGCTGGTGCTCTAGCACATCGTTTCGGACAAGTGAGACTCATCGCCATAGGATCCATCATATTCGGTATCGGTGCTGCAATCGAATGCGGCGCTCCTTATCTCggtgtcttcatcctcggtCGGCTCATCAAAGGAATGGGCGAGGGTCTGTTTCTCAGCAATGTCTACGTTCAAGTATCAGAGATGTCTCCCTCCAGGGTGAGAGGCATCATGACCGCGCTTCCGCAGTTTTCCATTACTACTGGTATTGTGACTGGGTACTTCACCTGCTACGGAACATCGCGGCTCGGTAGCTCGTCTATCACATGGCGTCTGCCTCTCGCCATTGTTGCAtttctcggccttcttctgtcGATGGTGGCTTTCATCGTCCCTCCATCTCCACGGTGGCTTCTGTCCAAGGGACGCACAGATGAAGCTCGAACGGTTTGTCGACAACTCGgcattgatgaagttgaagagaaggagcTTCTCGCTCAGGTCTATGATACCCCGGGTGGTTTAGATGGCGAGACATCGCTGTGGCAAGACATTCAACATACTTTTAGAGATTTCCGATGTGCATTCTCGGCACCATACCGCGGTAGAACAGCCTTCGCTTGCTTTCTCATGGGTATGCAGCAATTCAGTGGCATAGATGGAGTACTCTACTATGCGCCCATTCTATTCACACAAGCAGGTCTAAGCGGCGAGAAAGCCTCGTTCTTGGCATCAGGAATTTCTGCTGTCGTAATTCTCGCAGCTACTCTTCCTGCGACAATCTTCGCTGAGCAGTGGGGTCGGAGAATGCAAAGTATCTTGGGTGGAGTTTTGATCGTCGGTTTGATGGTGATCATGGGATCGCTATATGCGTCTGGGCAAGTCCACCCTGAGTACGGCGCAGGGAGATGGGTTGTCATCGTCTGCATCTATCTCTTCGCTATTGCTTTCAGCTTCACCTGGGCCATTGGCTTCCGAACTTGGGTTGTTGAGAGTATGCCAAGACGGACGAGAAGCAGTGCTTCGAGTCTCGCGCAAAGTTCAAACTGGGTGGGTGAAGCTCCAaagatggtgttgtgatATGTACTAACTTGTTTGATAGGCTGCTAACTATATCGTCGCCCTCGTTACACCGGTGTTGCTCGACAAGTC
This region includes:
- a CDS encoding related to sugar transporter, translated to MKVPLYASAGVATSCVAFLFGMDTGSIGPITTMTAFKETFGDFSATIHGVIVSTILIPGALTALIAGALAHRFGQVRLIAIGSIIFGIGAAIECGAPYLGVFILGRLIKGMGEGLFLSNVYVQVSEMSPSRVRGIMTALPQFSITTGIVTGYFTCYGTSRLGSSSITWRLPLAIVAFLGLLLSMVAFIVPPSPRWLLSKGRTDEARTVCRQLGIDEVEEKELLAQVYDTPGGLDGETSLWQDIQHTFRDFRCAFSAPYRGRTAFACFLMGMQQFSGIDGVLYYAPILFTQAGLSGEKASFLASGISAVVILAATLPATIFAEQWGRRMQSILGGVLIVGLMVIMGSLYASGQVHPEYGAGRWVVIVCIYLFAIAFSFTWAIGFRTWVVESMPRRTRSSASSLAQSSNWAANYIVALVTPVLLDKSSFGAYYLFAGCSLATTIMVVLFMNETKGYSLEEIEKRHERTRDKRIPLNL